Part of the Henckelia pumila isolate YLH828 chromosome 2, ASM3356847v2, whole genome shotgun sequence genome is shown below.
CTGCCATGATATtaactcgcagagaatcacctgtGGGCACCCAAAGTCTATCTCTGaacctcacaatcccatctaccactGATGTATGCACCTCAATGCATCTGcgactacattagctttacccgggtggtagctaatatcgcagtcataatctttcaccaactctaaccattTCCGctatctcatattcaactccttctgggtgaagaattATTTGAGGCTTTTATGATCGGTGAATATCTTACACTTCTCTCCGTAGagatagtgcctccaaatcttgagagcgaacaccactgctgctaactccaaatcatgagtagggtagttcttctcatgCTCCTTCAACTGACTAGAATCATAAGCGATAACCCTATctcgctgcataagcactgccccaagtcccaacttggaagcatcagtgtaaaccACAAAATCTCCCTCTCCAGATGGCATAGCTAACACTGGTGATGTCTTAAGAGCTTCCTTAAACACATCAAAGCTCTCTTGACACTCTGGCTTCCAAATAAACTTGGCATTCTTCTTGGTGAATGTTATCAAGGGCACCGCAATTGAttaaaaacccttgataaacttcctatagtatccggacaatccgagaaaactgcgaatctcagaTGCGCTTCTTGGCACAGACCACTACTTTGCTGCTTGAACCTTGGAGGGATCTACTTCCACTCCATTCTTGGAAATAATATGACACAAGAATGGTACCCTTTCTAACCAAAATTCGCACTTGTCGAACTTAGCATACAACTTCCTCTCTCGGAGTACTCCTAGAATTGTCCTCAAATGCTGAGTATGTTCCTCTCTATCCTTTGAGTAAATGAGGatattgaccggctaaatcggtttgataaaaatctactggcaagcgcaccaggtcaagtaatagtaaagtggactgagagtccaagtatcgatcccacatggactgttgtcaattctcaagatttaattattttacttaatctagacaaaataatagaaaatattttgaattaaataaaataagaatataaaataaaaacttcttaagaaatacgaataaaaataacttaagataaaaataattaaaataaagataaccaagacacacgtaggtaccgaacaaatcacgtaacatgtagtcgattcagaactcagatttaatcttaattcacgggaattctcctaatttgttcaaaggtctatttctagaacaatcaaaacaatgcaaatattgatgaactaatctttcgtaattctaatcaaatttgaatgcattaaataattgtgaaaattcagtttacacctaaaccgcacactgaaaccgaattctatttctagtcggttttacaatatgttaattatcagagtgatcaaaatcaaaacctcctctgtcgatttggaattgattaacatgcaagtaaacagttgatcagactattcacaagacaactataaatctgacaatcaataaaataaaatcaactctaaaaaatcccaaacaaacatccaagttttctacataaatttgttcggctcaatcacgccgtcttggttgaaaataaactactcaataattaaaaataataattcaaaaataaaaataaaaataagaaaataaagaagaaatcttctctcccaagccttgtagccgcctcctctgtgttgtgcGTGTTCTGGAACTTCGaaacccccaaaaatatgttatatcttgtatatatatggtccggaacgcttaccagttaatttcctctcaaaataaggatttttcggaacacatatgacccccgaacatgcgcgcgcgcgcggcatagGCCTTGCACGCGtgcagcacataaaaacagaggctTGTACGTcagactcgcgcgcgcgcgagcttgattctcgcgcgcgcgcagtacaaaaaatctgcgccgagcgacaattttcaaaaattcatatctcgagatctagccgtcggattgagctgaaatttggacagcagcttcaaaatatctttaaatttaatctgAATGGTGGAAATTGGATTTCAatgtctctaaaattaaatatgatttttcgatcaaggctgcttcgtaattcactcttcaaaaatccattttcctacaaaattaacccaaggagtgaaatacacacacatgcactaaaacacataaaaacacataaaaataatatgaatgcacacgaaatagacataaaaataacatgaaataatgcataaaaaatgcacttatcagatatcgtcaataaagacaATGAAAAACTGTTCCAAGTACGGCTggaacacgcggttcataagatccatgaagaccgcgggTGCGCTCGTCATTccgaacggcatcacaaggaactcgtagtggccataacgagtcctaaacgctgtcttgaacacatcagactccttcaccttcaactggtgataaccgaaacaaagatcaatcttcgaaaataCAGAAGCtccttgtaactgatcaaatagATCCTCAATTCTAGGaagtgggtacttgttcttcactgttacACCATTCAATCCTCGATAGTCTACGCACAATCTTAGACTTCCGTCAttctttttcacaaagaggACTGGTGCACCCCATGGAGAGAAGTTAGGGCGTATGAACCCTTTATCAAGTAGCTCTTGAATCTTCTCTTTCAGTTCATTCATTTTTGTGGGAGctagtctgtatggtgccttagagattgACACAGTACCCGGTATCAAGTCGATAGAGAACTCGGCTTCTCTATCAGGTGGGATACCTGCAACATCGCCCGgaaacacatcctcaaaatccCTGACCACCTCCACATCTAAAACATCCGGACGAGCTGGCAACTCTGTCAAAGCTATACTGGCTAAGAATGCCTCACATCCATCATGCACCAACTGCTTAGCTTGCATGAGAGATATAATATGAGTCCTCTTCGAACTCCTAGTAGCCTCGAACCAGAATGGTTCCTTTCCCTCCGGTCTGACCATCGCTGATCGCTGCTGAAAATCAATAACCACAGCGTTCTTCATCATCCAGTCCATCCCAAGTATCAAGTCGAACTCAAGCATGGGCAACACTATCAGATCGGCACTCACTGGTTGCCCTTGCAGCAAGAGCTCAAGATTCTTCACCATATTCCTCGTGGACAGTTCTTCCCCTGATGGGATGGTCACTAAGAATCCACCAAACAGCTCTTCACACTCAATACTCCGCTTACGGGTAAATGCCTCCGAAGTAAATGAATGTGTAGCTCTCGAGTCTAACAAAGCTCTAGTGGCTACACCAGCTACTACAATCCTACCTGCATTAACGGTGAATACATCCACAGAAAAGATTgaagttaaataacacaagttcTACTTAGACTCATTCTAAGTCACCAAATCCCAAATAAGATACTACGCATGCTAATACAGTCAAGTTCTCCAAACATGCACATGCTATAAATTATTGACCCCGAACAAGAAAACTTAAAATCACATGCAGTAGTGAATCATTTAACTGCTCTAAACCCAAAACTTAAGATGTTACCTGTGATGAGTATGGTGTCTGGGTCGGCCTCCTtggcctgcatcacgaacactcgaCCTTGCACGGGCCTCCTCAACTCCGGGCAGACTTTAGCTACATGAACCGGCTTCTTGCATTTGAAACACACTCCTGCCTCCTTCAAGCACTTCCCAAAGTGTGGACGGTGGCATGTCTGGCAAATAGGCTTATCCTCAGTCCTAGGAGGAGCGGGTCTCTAGGCCTAATAGTGCCCCTGGGGCCTCTGCTGCCTCTGCTATCCCTGATATGGCTTCTTGCCATGCTGCTGCTAGTGACCCTGATGAGTGAAGGCCCTCTTGCTATGAACCTCGGCACTGATATCCTTCAAGGACTGCTCGGACCTCATAGCTTTCTTGACGGCAGCTGCATAATCCACTGGCTCAGCCATCATCACATCCCTACAAATGGTAGGACTCAGACACGCAACAAAGTGCTGCAACTTTTCCGCCTCATCATTACCTATCAATGGCACAAAATGGCAGCCCCTCTCAAATTTCCGAACAAATTCGGATACAGTCAGAtctccctgccggagactcatgaactctttCTTCAACTGCGCCCTCACCTCAGCTGTATAGTACTTCTCATAGAAGAGAGTCTTGAATGCTTTCCAAGTCAGTGTGGTAGCATCAACAGTCTTCTCCACACCCTCAAACCACAAGGAGGCATCATCCTTGAGAAGGAAAGTCATGTAGCAAACTCGGTCCGCATCTCCCAACTCCATGTAACGGAAAATCGCCTCTAGCGAGCGAATCCAGCCCTCTGCTACCATTGGATCCGTAGTACCAAAGAAGTCCTTAGGATCCATCTTCCTGAACTGCTCATAGATCGCACTAGGTCTAGCCCTCGAGGCCTCGGCATGCTGCTCTAAGATATGAGCCAGGATAGCTAGCACCTGAGCCCCAACATCAAGTGGTGGAGGGGGCGGAGGATGAGGCGGTGGAGGTGCATGGGGATCACGTCAAGGTGCCATTTGTGTGCAAGttcaaattccaaaaatttaaatttcatgccttaagaAAAAGATTTTATCTAAACTTAAACATGC
Proteins encoded:
- the LOC140879325 gene encoding uncharacterized protein gives rise to the protein MDPKDFFGTTDPMVAEGWIRSLEAIFRYMELGDADRVCYMTFLLKDDASLWFEGVEKTVDATTLTWKAFKTLFYEKYYTAEVRAQLKKEFMSLRQGDLTVSEFVRKFERGCHFVPLIGNDEAEKLQHFVACLSPTICRDVMMAEPVDYAAAVKKAMRSEQSLKDISAETCHRPHFGKCLKEAGVCFKCKKPVHVAKVCPELRRPVQGRVFVMQAKEADPDTILITGRIVVAGVATRALLDSRATHSFTSEAFTRKRSIECEELFGGFLVTIPSGEELSTRNMVKNLELLLQGQPVSADLIVLPMLEFDLILGMDWMMKNAVVIDFQQRSAMVRPEGKEPFWFEATRSSKRTHIISLMQAKQLVHDGCEAFLASIALTELPARPDVLDVEVVRDFEDVFPGDVAGIPPDREAEFSIDLIPGTVSISKAPYRLAPTKMNELKEKIQELLDKGFIRPNFSPWGAPVLFVKKNDGSLRLCVDYRGLNGVTVKNKYPLPRIEDLFDQLQGASVKAEHQRPAGLLKPLPIPEWKWENITMDFVVGLPRTARGSNAIWVIIGRLTKSAHFLPVRTNFSMTHTAFHPQMDGQFERVIQILEDLLRACVIYFHDSWESRLPLVEFAYNNSYRATIGMAPYEELYGRPCRSPMKRPLGKQRHILGLAIQSSLFQPPRPPSTTAAIAGGPPREVYLVFGQVFQPFPLPWFDFFVVKSEGFGFTGIFSRVFGDFRNLIEHGV